A window from Oncorhynchus nerka isolate Pitt River unplaced genomic scaffold, Oner_Uvic_2.0 unplaced_scaffold_1063, whole genome shotgun sequence encodes these proteins:
- the cenpq gene encoding centromere protein Q isoform X9, which translates to MRSALIALSIMAAWSGLLAAHNACAMITNKRLKEVYRGTVKIMKPVRGSERASSKAPKGKKTGEKPNKPGIKTRQRRVSREEPQPGTSSQIPQPKPQKKKKKKGGTVASPRKLKGQEKWKPLTKASITALDNILGLSILSVLAGRRTNKEESQKHLNIVKNRFLSKLAQLSVPIQKQEMMSHSSRQHQEETRKSAVGKKILNKLVAEVGAVVGSLEQLEKDRDSLEHQCFNLRQLLEQQEESNQQILQLSEQGVLRLPPVPQRKDRPLQL; encoded by the exons ATGAGGAGTGCCCTCATTGCCCTTTCCATCATGGCCGCCTGGAGTGGCCTGCTTGCCGCTCATAACGCATGCGCAATGATTACAAACAAACGTTTGAAAGAAGTTTACCGCGGAACTG TTAAAATTATGAAGCCTGTCCGGGGATCGGAACGCGCCTCCTCCAAGGCACCTAAAGGCAAGAAGACAGGCGAGAAGCCGAATAAGCCCGGTATAAAGACACGTCAACGGAGAGTATCTCGG GAGGAGCCCCAGCCAGGAACCAGCAGCCAGATCCCTCAGCCAaaaccacagaagaagaagaagaagaaaggtgGCACAGTTGCAAGTCCCAGGAAGCTGAAAGGTCAGGAGAAGTGGAAACCGCTGACCAAGGCCTCCATTACGGCTCTAGACAACATACTGGGACTGTCTATACT GTCTGTTCTGGCCGGAAGACGGACTAACAAAGAGGAATCGCAGAAACATCTGAACATTGTGAAAAACAG GTTCCTCTCTAAACTGGCTCAACTGTCAGTCCCAATTCAGAAACAGGAAATGATGAGTCATTCTTCCCGTCAACACCAGGAAGAGACTAGGAAGTCAGCCGTTGGCAAGAAGATCCTCAACAAGCTGGTG GCGGAGGTGGGTGCTGTGGTGGGCTCTCTAGAACagctagagaaggacagagactcCCTGGAGCACCAGTGTTTTAATCTCAGACAACTActggagcagcaggaggagagtaaccagcag
- the cenpq gene encoding centromere protein Q isoform X8, with protein MRSALIALSIMAAWSGLLAAHNACAMITNKRLKEVYRGTVKIMKPVRGSERASSKAPKGKKTGEKPNKPGIKTRQRRVSREEPQPGTSSQIPQPKPQKKKKKKGGTVASPRKLKGQEKWKPLTKASITALDNILGLSILSVLAGRRTNKEESQKHLNIVKNRFLSKLAQLSVPIQKQEMMSHSSRQHQEETRKSAVGKKILNKLVAEVGAVVGSLEQLEKDRDSLEHQCFNLRQLLEQQEESNQQILQLSEQGVLRLPCTSAQRQTLTAVI; from the exons ATGAGGAGTGCCCTCATTGCCCTTTCCATCATGGCCGCCTGGAGTGGCCTGCTTGCCGCTCATAACGCATGCGCAATGATTACAAACAAACGTTTGAAAGAAGTTTACCGCGGAACTG TTAAAATTATGAAGCCTGTCCGGGGATCGGAACGCGCCTCCTCCAAGGCACCTAAAGGCAAGAAGACAGGCGAGAAGCCGAATAAGCCCGGTATAAAGACACGTCAACGGAGAGTATCTCGG GAGGAGCCCCAGCCAGGAACCAGCAGCCAGATCCCTCAGCCAaaaccacagaagaagaagaagaagaaaggtgGCACAGTTGCAAGTCCCAGGAAGCTGAAAGGTCAGGAGAAGTGGAAACCGCTGACCAAGGCCTCCATTACGGCTCTAGACAACATACTGGGACTGTCTATACT GTCTGTTCTGGCCGGAAGACGGACTAACAAAGAGGAATCGCAGAAACATCTGAACATTGTGAAAAACAG GTTCCTCTCTAAACTGGCTCAACTGTCAGTCCCAATTCAGAAACAGGAAATGATGAGTCATTCTTCCCGTCAACACCAGGAAGAGACTAGGAAGTCAGCCGTTGGCAAGAAGATCCTCAACAAGCTGGTG GCGGAGGTGGGTGCTGTGGTGGGCTCTCTAGAACagctagagaaggacagagactcCCTGGAGCACCAGTGTTTTAATCTCAGACAACTActggagcagcaggaggagagtaaccagcag